GACTGCGTTGCGCCATCTCTCTTCCCGTCGCGTGTGCATCGGGAACAGAAGGGGCAGTTCGGGTCCGCCGCCGCAGCGGCGCACGGCGTCGGCCATCGCGGCCAGCGTCCCGCCGAACACGCTCGCGCCGCTGCGCCGGCACAACTCGGCGAACTGCTCCGTCTCCCGCCGGCCGAGGAGTGCGCGCACCTCGGTGGCCTGTGGCGCGGTGGCGCCGGGTTCGACCCCGAGATCCAGCGGGAAGGTGGGCAGTGTGCCGTCCCGGTCGTCGAAGAACCGGAGCCACCGGCGCATCCGCGGGTCGGACAGTGCGACCGGGGGCGCTGTTGACTCCGCGGCGCAGAAGTCGACGAAACTCCCGCTCATCGCCAGGGTGGAGGGATCGAAAAGCTCGCCGTGGAAACGGAATCCGTCGTACAACCGGTGCAGGTCGTCGATGACGATGGAGATCGAGTAGGCATCCACATGGCAGTGGTCGAATCCGCAGATGATCGTCGACGCGTCGTCGCGGTCGATCGCCGCGAACAGGAACGCGGGGTAACCGAAGGGATGGCACGCGCGATCGAGGGTGTCGCGAAGCCGGTCGCGTAGGACGGTGTCGGCGGTCGTGTCGACCACGCTGCCGAGGTGCAGGACGAGGTCGTCCGGATCGTAAGCGTGTCGCCGGATTCCCGTGGGACCCGCCGAGAACGACGACCGCAGGGTGCCGTGCCGGGCGATGAGCGCCCGGTAGGCGGACCCGAGCGCCGCACGGTCCACGCGCCCGCGGACGGTGAACGCGGCGGCCAGCCACGTACTCGAGTCACCGGCCGTGGCCAGGTGCACGGTCTGGTTGAACGACGGTGGTACGTCGGACATCTCGGGCCGGGCGGCCGAGACGTCCACGGTCCAGGTCAACAGCTCGCCGGCGGGTGGGTGGTAGCGATCGATGGTGGTGACGTGCACGCCCGCTCACGCTCCTCTGCGTAGCGCCGAGTCGGTGGGCGGGGCAGATCGCCCGGAACCGGCCGCCGGCGCCTGGATCCGCCGGTCGCCGGTGGCGGCGATGTCGGTCATGATGTCGCGTAGCCGCTCGTAGTAGGGGCGGGCCACCGACTCGGCGAACGGCGTGCCCGGGATCTGACTACCCAGGTAGAGCTCGTCGTGATCGCGATTGATCCACGCCGACGCGTTGGCCGTGCGCCCCTCCCCGGTGAACAGCGCACCGCGCCGGAAGGCCTCGCGCGAGGTGCCGGGAAACCAGCGAAAGTCGATGTACGACAACAGGTTCGGTGCGGTGATGATCGCGTCCGGGGTGGCCCCGGCGGCGGCGATGGCGGCCAGTGCGGCGGCGACCGGGACGGCGGCCAGGTCACGAGCGCGGCGACGGGCCGCATGGGCCGCCGGGATCAGCTCGGAGAACGTCGACGCGCCGGCGAGGGAGAACTCGACCGGGGCGAAGTTGCAGAACCATCCCTGCGACGTCGCGTACCCGTCGAGCGCGGCACGCGTGTTGAACACCGTCATGCCGTAGTAGTCGTCCGCGCCGGCCAGTTCGCGGTCGGCGACGGCGATGGCGGCGTAGATGCCGTCGACGAACCGACCCCCCGCCGCCCGGCAGGCGGCGTCGAAGGCGACGATGCCGGCGCGATCGAGCAGTGAGACCTCGACCCCGGCCACCTGCGCTGTCTCTCCCGGACTCAAGCCGAGGTCCAGTGGGAAGCGCGGCATCTGCAGGTCGTGGCGTCGGAAGATGTCCTGCCATTCCCTGGTCTGGGGCGACCCGGCCAGGTGCACGGCAGTCACCTCGGCTTCCGCGGCCGCATAGGCGAAGTAACTCCCGGCGGCCGGCGTCGCGGGGTCCGGCTCGGGGTGGCCGTGCCCGTTCGGCCGGATCAGTTCGGCGTAGATCTGCGCGATCTCGTCGAGGGCGAGGGCCTGTGAGGCGCCGTCGGAGAGCGCGTGATCGCACGCCAGGAAGATGGCGAAGCCGCCCGGGCGGCGGATGGCCCCGAAGGCGAAGCCGGGGAAGGAGTCGCTCGGGGTCTCGCGGTCGAATCGGTCGACGAGATAGGGGTGGATGTCCTCGGTGCTCGCCAGTTCGCGGTCGACGTGTGCCTCGAACTCGATGTCGGACGGGTCGACGACATGGGCGGTGACCTCTCCGTCGCGGCATTCGAACCAGGTGCGCAGCACCTCGTGTCGCCGGACGAAGAGCGTCAGGGCGGTCCCGAGTGCCACGGTGTCGAGGTCGCCGTCGATCTCCGTGCCCGATCCCAGGTATCCGCGATGAGTACGGCCCGCGGCCCGGGCCACCGCAGCACCGCGGACGTGGTTCTGGGCCAGGAAGGTCACCGGTGCGGTGTGGGCGGGAGTGGCCGCCGCGGCCTCGCGGCACGCCTCGGTCGGATCGAATCGCACGGCGGTCCCCGGTTGTGGGCGCCAGTTGCCCATGGCCGTGATTCTCATCGGGTCCTCTCGTCGGTCATGCGGGGCGGGCGCCGTCGATCGCGGTGGCGCCGGCGAAGTTCGCGTGGGTGTAGGAGGACAGGGCCAGTCCGGTGCCGGTGGTGGCGAGCACTCGCAGCACTGTCGCGTAGGTCGTGACGAGGTCGCGCATGCTCGCGTCGGCGGGGTCATGGCCGGGATGCCGGGCGGACAGGGTGATCCCGCCGGGTACACGCGCGATCCAGAGGTAGACCTCGCGGTCCGACCGTGAGCCGCCCCGCAGGATCTGCGCGCGGGCCGCCTCCCATTCGGCCGCCCCGGGGACGTGGCGGATGTCGAGATACGACACCACGAACTCGGGTTCGCCGCCGCTACCGAGCAGTTCGACGATGCGCTGATAGGGGAAGGACGGCAGATGGCGCACGGCGTCGATGGCGGCCGCGGTCGCGTCGAGCGCGTCGTCGAACGTGTGGGCGGCGGTGAGGTCGACCTCGAGCGGCGCCAGACCGACATACCAGCCGACCGACCCGGCATACCGTGCCTCGGATCGGGTGTGCATCGGCATCGTGAGCCGCAGCGTGGCCCGGCCGGTGAGTGCGCGGAGGGTGACCGCGAGGGCGGCGAACACCGCGGTCTGGGTACCGTGTCCGCGCGCACGCGCCGTCGAGGTCATGAAGGTCGCCTGGTTGTCGGTGGCGACATACTCGGAGATGCCGCGCTGGCGCGGGGTGCGCGCACGGTCCCGGGTCTGCAGGTGCGGACGGACCAGCGGGAGGTCGAAGCCCGGGGTCTCGGCGGAGCTGTCCAGAAAGGTGCGCC
The genomic region above belongs to Gordonia hongkongensis and contains:
- a CDS encoding condensation domain-containing protein: MHVTTIDRYHPPAGELLTWTVDVSAARPEMSDVPPSFNQTVHLATAGDSSTWLAAAFTVRGRVDRAALGSAYRALIARHGTLRSSFSAGPTGIRRHAYDPDDLVLHLGSVVDTTADTVLRDRLRDTLDRACHPFGYPAFLFAAIDRDDASTIICGFDHCHVDAYSISIVIDDLHRLYDGFRFHGELFDPSTLAMSGSFVDFCAAESTAPPVALSDPRMRRWLRFFDDRDGTLPTFPLDLGVEPGATAPQATEVRALLGRRETEQFAELCRRSGASVFGGTLAAMADAVRRCGGGPELPLLFPMHTRREERWRNAVGWFTTNAPLRVVGTGDLLGTIRRTGPELRRAVTLGEVPVPQVIEAMGGLRRTRSDIFMVSYVDYRLLPGADRHRTIDAHHISNATTADDAQFWISRTDDGLALRARHPDTLTAHRTIRRFTDELIRTLRAGVELAAADDNDIQELDGGADTAHVVGL
- a CDS encoding condensation domain-containing protein; translation: MRITAMGNWRPQPGTAVRFDPTEACREAAAATPAHTAPVTFLAQNHVRGAAVARAAGRTHRGYLGSGTEIDGDLDTVALGTALTLFVRRHEVLRTWFECRDGEVTAHVVDPSDIEFEAHVDRELASTEDIHPYLVDRFDRETPSDSFPGFAFGAIRRPGGFAIFLACDHALSDGASQALALDEIAQIYAELIRPNGHGHPEPDPATPAAGSYFAYAAAEAEVTAVHLAGSPQTREWQDIFRRHDLQMPRFPLDLGLSPGETAQVAGVEVSLLDRAGIVAFDAACRAAGGRFVDGIYAAIAVADRELAGADDYYGMTVFNTRAALDGYATSQGWFCNFAPVEFSLAGASTFSELIPAAHAARRRARDLAAVPVAAALAAIAAAGATPDAIITAPNLLSYIDFRWFPGTSREAFRRGALFTGEGRTANASAWINRDHDELYLGSQIPGTPFAESVARPYYERLRDIMTDIAATGDRRIQAPAAGSGRSAPPTDSALRRGA
- a CDS encoding condensation domain-containing protein, with protein sequence MKFTELSDYPVPPGTVTIWTPTTRADSAGWHTDPRPFTYDQTASIRRSTAYDSDETSWLGAVFEIDDDLDDEHFDACLRGWITRHEALRSTSDPTADDPHHGRRTYGGAHLGVDAEAVGGFDSGDDVRELLTAVFDTRLAPTRWPHCIVATIESERGFTVAFAADHVVMDAYSILLSMSEIRRLYLSPRRGSSTEMAEVGSHLDFSVHDRAVGLGLTVDHPVVAQWRTFLDSSAETPGFDLPLVRPHLQTRDRARTPRQRGISEYVATDNQATFMTSTARARGHGTQTAVFAALAVTLRALTGRATLRLTMPMHTRSEARYAGSVGWYVGLAPLEVDLTAAHTFDDALDATAAAIDAVRHLPSFPYQRIVELLGSGGEPEFVVSYLDIRHVPGAAEWEAARAQILRGGSRSDREVYLWIARVPGGITLSARHPGHDPADASMRDLVTTYATVLRVLATTGTGLALSSYTHANFAGATAIDGARPA